One genomic region from Nymphaea colorata isolate Beijing-Zhang1983 chromosome 10, ASM883128v2, whole genome shotgun sequence encodes:
- the LOC116263051 gene encoding protein NODULATION SIGNALING PATHWAY 2: MEPMELPFSAEPDFAVSPFSISSNWLPAVDSDWFTSDDFNSMFESTIGGCGPQPAHGTAPACVESERAATSDVSACTVEPPASEMDCKGLRSVHLLMAAAEEMAGGEKEGEDLAWVILMRLRELVSPGEGTNIERLAGHFTQGLHNVLEGSASPRPGSSPPASPFEFLAAFQLLQQMSPYIKFGHFLANQAIIEAVRFERGVHIIDYDIMEGSQWPPLMQALVHREGGPPQRLRITAITRPNDRRRPFVSTGDTGRRLASFAASVGQPFSFHQCRLDQEERLRPGSVKLFKGEVLLVNCMLHLPHSTNHSPASVQSLLSSAHKFHSKPRLVTLVEDELLGSTYGEGHLLGRFMDLLHNYSAIYDSLEASCPSQGRPWGLVESALLGPKIEGSLACLFDKTQAQGSKCSEWMMESFSFQPQPISTFNHCQAKLLLGLFNDGYRAVVYGNKVLLEWKGRRLLTASIWSPST, from the coding sequence ATGGAGCCGATGGAGCTACCTTTTTCGGCCGAGCCCGACTTCGCCGTATCTCCCTTCTCCATCAGCAGCAATTGGTTACCGGCCGTCGACTCCGACTGGTTTACCTCCGATGACTTCAACAGCATGTTCGAGTCGACGATCGGCGGCTGCGGTCCGCAGCCTGCACATGGAACTGCACCGGCATGCGTTGAATCAGAGAGAGCGGCGACGTCCGACGTCTCCGCCTGCACGGTGGAGCCGCCGGCGAGCGAAATGGACTGCAAGGGGTTGAGGTCGGTGCACTTGTTAATGGCAGCTGCGGAGGAAATGGCCGGAGGGGAGAAGGAAGGGGAAGACCTAGCGTGGGTGATACTGATGCGGCTCAGGGAGTTGGTGTCGCCTGGTGAAGGGACCAACATCGAGAGACTGGCGGGCCACTTCACTCAAGGACTCCATAACGTCCTGGAGGGCTCGGCCAGTCCGAGACCGGGTTCCAGCCCACCAGCGTCCCCTTTTGAATTCCTAGCCGCGTTCCAGCTTTTACAGCAGATGTCTCCCTACATCAAGTTCGGCCACTTCCTGGCAAACCAGGCGATCATCGAAGCCGTCCGTTTCGAACGCGGCGTCCACATTATCGACTACGATATCATGGAGGGTTCCCAGTGGCCGCCGCTCATGCAGGCACTGGTTCACCGGGAAGGCGGTCCTCCCCAGCGCCTGCGCATCACGGCAATCACGCGGCCCAATGACCGCCGAAGGCCTTTCGTCTCCACCGGCGACACCGGCCGCCGGCTGGCCTCCTTTGCGGCATCCGTCGGTCAGCCGTTCTCGTTCCACCAGTGCCGGCTGGACCAGGAGGAGCGCTTGAGACCAGGCTCGGTCAAACTATTCAAGGGAGAAGTTCTTCTGGTCAACTGCATGCTGCATTTGCCGCACTCAACCAACCACTCGCCGGCGTCCGTCCAATCACTCCTGAGCTCGGCGCACAAGTTTCACTCCAAGCCTAGGTTGGTGACCCTAGTGGAGGACGAACTGTTGGGGTCGACCTATGGAGAAGGGCACCTTTTGGGTCGCTTCATGGACTTGCTGCACAATTACTCAGCCATCTATGACTCGTTGGAAGCGAGCTGCCCGAGCCAAGGCCGTCCCTGGGGCTTGGTCGAGAGTGCCTTGCTCGGTCCTAAGATAGAGGGTTCGCTGGCTTGCCTCTTTGACAAGACTCAGGCGCAAGGTTCCAAGTGTTCCGAGTGGATGATGGAGTCCTTCTCCTTCCAGCCTCAGCCCATAAGCACCTTCAACCATTGCCAGGCCAAGCTGCTGCTTGGCTTGTTCAATGACGGCTATCGTGCGGTGGTCTACGGAAACAAGGTCCTGCTTGAATGGAAGGGCAGGCGCCTTCTTACCGCTTCTATTTGGTCGCCTTCCACctga
- the LOC116262588 gene encoding kinetochore protein NDC80 homolog: MKARRGSSIYQAADGRGANESWKVSAPGRRDSDASLIGSRRSSSIQSKTEAFPISDRHYQQSAIRSINSYLSSHSFHITLTLKPFPSEKDIKETFRFVLLGFDWDVGKKMEDDLLIVLRCLGCPIKFNKSILKGPGAPHSWPTLLATLHWLVQALKYKEHLASDSSTFFAENELLQYIALSYGHFLRGDDEAVSEIDKEYISKLEQQNAVSMQNLEAMEKQVADLEAKVQGIKGRPLRREVLEKDKGLLKADIQKFSLLVKELVSRTKDLEASLENRGRDLEERLKEKERILAENAELRKKIDAQTVNVRDVDKMRREVQAVENEVAEIEKTKIGWEEKSWELQASAANVLKEVECLIADSNQAIKRLKAGSDFCFKLNSEGSTAVEVFGVDYKRMIKPVQLSFLDETKKSSKESLEDLVALQQQLHETSAQIDAKQNGNKLLLAKIEKAEVHQSSLKKDTQEYISHCATSLKKIQEDVEEKRQLADKQLKEAEERLKAVDLEHEKVKGQYDEEVQACGHELLQLFQAIVEHKEHNEQVLSSMKSAVQETLDWIAEAHKTSWSTRWGNQNPCQLAISSKVEGAEDMLYK, from the exons atgaaggcGCGGCGGGGATCGTCGATTTACCAGGCGGCGGACGGTCGCGGAGCCAATGAATCTTGGAAGGTCTCCGCCCCCGGCCGCCGGGACTCCGACGCGAGTTTGATTGGCAGCCGCAGGTCATCGTCCATCCAGTCGAAGACCGAAGCCTTTCCCATCAGTGACCGGCACTACCAGCAATCCGCCATCCGGTCGATCAATTCCTACCTTTCCTCCCACTCTTTCCACATAACCCTAACCCTGAAGCCTTTCCCGAGCGAGAAGGACATCAAGGAGACGTTCCGCTTCGTTCTTTTGGGATTCGACTGGGACGTCGGCAAAAAGATGGAGGACGATCTGCTTATTGTCTTGAGGTGTTTGGGCTGCCCGATAAAGTTCAACAAGAGTATTCTCAAGGGGCCGGGCGCTCCGCACTCATGGCCGACTCTCCTCGCCACGCTCCACTGGCTGGTGCAGGCACTCAAGTACAAGGAACACCTGGCATCCGATTCGTCGACCTTCTTCGCCGAGAACGAATTGCTTCAGTACATTGCTCTGAGCTACGGCCACTTCCTCCGGGGCGACGATGAGGCCGTCAGTGAGATCGATAAGGAATACATCTCGAAGTTGGAGCAGCAGAACGCCGTCTCCATGCAGAATCTCGAGGCGATGGAGAAGCAAGTGGCTGATCTGGAGGCGAAGGTTCAGGGAATCAAGGGCCGCCCTTTGCGAAGGGAGGTTCTCGAGAAGGACAAGGGCTTGCTTAAGGCGGACATACAGAAGTTTTCTTTGCTGGTCAAGGAGCTTGTGAGCCGGACGAAGGACTTGGAGGCGTCACTGGAGAATAGAGGACGGGATCTGGAGGAGAGATTGAAGGAAAAGGAGAGGATATTAGCGGAGAACGCAGAGTTGAGGAAAAAAATCGACGCACAGACGGTCAACGTTAGGGATGTGGATAAGATGAGGAGAGAAGTTCAGGCTGTTGAGAACGAGGTTGCAGAGATAGAGAAGACAAAGATTGGGTGGGAAGAGAAGAGTTGGGAGTTGCAGGCATCGGCTGCAAATGTGTTGAAGGAAGTGGAGTGCTTAATCGCAGACTCTAACCAGGCAATTAAGCG GTTGAAAGCTGGCAGTGATTTCTGCTTTAAGCTGAATAGTGAGGGGTCTACAGCAGTTGAAGTGTTTGGAGTCGACTACAAGAGAATGATCAAGCCAGTacaactttcttttcttgatgaGACAAAGAAATCTTCTAAGGAAAGTTTGGAGGATTTAGTTGCTCTACAACAGCAGTTACATGAAACCTCAGCACAAATAGATGCGAAGCAAAATGGCAACAAATTGCTGCTAGCGAAGATAGAAAAG GCAGAAGTTCACCAGAGTTCTTTAAAAAAGGATACGCAAGAGTACATTTCTCATTGTGCAACGTCTCTCAAAAAGATACAAGAAGATGTTGAAGAAAAGAGGCAACTTGCAGATAAACAGTTGAAAGAAGCTGAAGAGCGTTTGAAG GCTGTGGATTTGGaacatgaaaaagtaaaagggCAATATGATGAGGAAGTCCAAGCATGTGGTCATGAGCTTCTACAGCTTTTTCAGGCCATAGTAGAGCACAAAGAACACAATGAACAGGTCTTATCATCAATGAAGTCTGCTGTGCAGGAAACTTTAGATTGGATTGCAGAGGCTCATAAGACCTCCTGGAGTACAAGATGGGGCAATCAG